The nucleotide sequence CACAACCCGCTGGCTGTTGTCAGGGCAGGCATATTTATGCTAAGCGCCTCATATGTTATTGTGTTGCTATTATGCGCACGGACGTGACCATTATCGGTGCCGGGCCAGCGGGACTTTTTGCGGCTTTTTACGTGGGGATGCGCAACCTTAGCGTGCGCCTCATCGACCCCCTTCCCGAACCCGGCGGCCAGCTTTCCGCCCTCTACCCCGAAAAGTACATCTACGATATCGCTGGCTTCCCTAAGGTCTTGGCCAAGGATATCGTGGCTAATTTGACGGCACAGCTCGAGCCCTTCAAGCCAATCTACAGTCTGGGTGAGCGGGCGGAGAAACTTGAGGAAGACAACGGTGACTTCGTGATCCAGACCTCGGCAGGCCACAGCTACCGCACCGGCTCTATCGTGATTGCCGCGGGGGTAGGGGCTTTTGAGCCGCGTAAGATCGGCTGCCCCGGCGAGGCCGATTTCGCGGGGCATGGAGTTTATTATGCGGTCAAAAATCCCGAGGAGTTTCGGGGAAAACGAGTGCTCGTCGTGGGGGGCGGGGACAGTGCGGTGGACTGGACGCTAGGGCTTAAGGACCGGGCCCACGTCACCCTCATCCACCGCCGGGATAGTTTCCGTGCTCATGGGGCTACGGTCAACCAGCTGCGGGCGGCTGCCGAGGCCGGGGAGATTCGCCTTCTCACCCCCTACGAGATCAGGAGCATCGAGGGGGATGGCCGGGTGCAGCGGGCCACCATCTTCCACAACCAAACCAAGGAAGAGACGGCGCTCGAGCTAGATGCGGTGATCATACTGGCCGGGTACCTCTCCAAGCTAGGGCCGCTGGCCAGCTGGGGCCTCGAGCTCGAGGGCAACAAGATCAAGGTCAACTCCAAGATGGAGACCAGCCGCCCTGGCATCTTCGGCTGTGGGGACATCGTTACCTATCCTGGCAAGCTTCCGCTGATCGCCCTGGGCTTCGGGGAGGCGGCGATCGCCGCCAACCAC is from Meiothermus sp. Pnk-1 and encodes:
- a CDS encoding NAD(P)/FAD-dependent oxidoreductase, with the translated sequence MMRTDVTIIGAGPAGLFAAFYVGMRNLSVRLIDPLPEPGGQLSALYPEKYIYDIAGFPKVLAKDIVANLTAQLEPFKPIYSLGERAEKLEEDNGDFVIQTSAGHSYRTGSIVIAAGVGAFEPRKIGCPGEADFAGHGVYYAVKNPEEFRGKRVLVVGGGDSAVDWTLGLKDRAHVTLIHRRDSFRAHGATVNQLRAAAEAGEIRLLTPYEIRSIEGDGRVQRATIFHNQTKEETALELDAVIILAGYLSKLGPLASWGLELEGNKIKVNSKMETSRPGIFGCGDIVTYPGKLPLIALGFGEAAIAANHAAAYANPALKVNPGHSSEKADHVPALVEKAVAEI